A segment of the Acidobacteriota bacterium genome:
AAATGCGGTTGCCGGCCACGGCGGAGAGGCTCAACTCCCCGCCCCAGAACCGGGCGTCCACGTTCGCATAGCTTCGCGCGACCATGTTCATGTATCCGGGCACGCTGTTCAGGCGCGTCTGGTTGTGGACGGTGATGAAGGAGTGCACCCGGTCTCGGAACACGTTGGCGCTGGCGTAGAAGGCGGACCGGCGCACGGTGAAGCCGAGGTTCACTCCCGTGTTTCGGGGCACCTCGAGGGCGGGGTTCCCCACCCAGTCCGCACCCATCCTGCGGAGGGCGAAGGAGAGTTCCTGGGGATCGGGAAAGCGGGATGTGGAGCCCACACCCGCCCGGATTTCGGCCCCGCCCGGGAGGGAGGCGGTGAGGCGAAGGTTTCCCGAGGGATAGGTATCCTTCCGGGTCCTGGATCGGGTGTCCTTGTAGGCCCAATAGAGGTCCGTGTTGGCCAGCCGGGCGTCGGCCGTGGAGCGGCTGGCGTCCAGACGACCCCCGGCGTCCAGGGTGAAGCGATCCGAGAGGCGGAACGAATGAGAAACGTACAGGCCCAAGTTGTTCGCATCCACCGAAGGAAGAGAGTACTGGGGCATGTACATGGCCATGGCGAAGCGCGTGACGGCGTACCAGTGCCTTCTCGCCACCTCGAGGCCCACGGCCGTGTCCCCGA
Coding sequences within it:
- a CDS encoding TonB-dependent receptor, coding for QAYVSHVSHWMTDGYRTSSISPMAPRGYTMGTYGRTKAEGARTELRFGDTAVGLEVARRHWYAVTRFAMAMYMPQYSLPSVDANNLGLYVSHSFRLSDRFTLDAGGRLDASRSTADARLANTDLYWAYKDTRSRTRKDTYPSGNLRLTASLPGGAEIRAGVGSTSRFPDPQELSFALRRMGADWVGNPALEVPRNTGVNLGFTVRRSAFYASANVFRDRVHSFITVHNQTRLNSVPGYMNMVARSYANVDARFWGGELSLSAVAGNRIFLSFDAASVRATKDMNPSLSIRSSAVAEIPPLWARAAVRYDTGRWFAEVEGVFADRQDRVDEDLRERPTPGYGIANARAGVNWNGIQATLILRNLFDRAYRDHLSYQRDPFRSGHRVWEPGRTLVVNLSYRF